In Candidatus Vicinibacter proximus, the following are encoded in one genomic region:
- a CDS encoding T9SS type B sorting domain-containing protein yields MDNRIQKAVIIICLLLATQFAGSSQNVIFYAGRYHIEWDISNCTLTTSICPPNTYKAYAYHPNGNIVWMRATPLPGNFQRVAYYIRNFNTCDTTLLYSFIKYNYSQSGAPLKIDHLGKMYAKNVIDSSIVVSNFIGDSLHFLFKWKFSPWNILFENGEILLTHTAAYTRFTQNYQFIQNVQFSVPIVNLTKMIIDCDSSYYLALALDMPMNVYLDSVANHPFEFSYSTEYTRIIAYDLKSNIEIKEFCKIKLPFTQNNFIGILNPLEFLDSENECDLLLDLDRNNSSGLYPYDFDIPFALCAPNDSATLCDDDLYLHTSFPLDSISILLSNALNLPLEFIASTGLPPGFSLLKRSDSTWTLSGSSASDAEYTLALKSLRYINNAPFRISGSRQISFQGHNSLKSGSLARAFLRLGNKPYSGPDTSIHICLPALDPVDLLPLLSNADSDGLFYPPLKSANKVFVPGSDSFGLYRYITTDLFCGADTAQILLSEAHSIPADLGPDLEFCNGDSFSLLLNHPALDSLWINGSPASPHIILRNPGSYFLTLKSKDGCLSYDTLLIQKSSRLLSRVDSLTGCRNGSLVYKNKTYFPGQTILDTLHAALSCDTLLSISLIPSDLNFTKVTRPLCLNEKYIYKNISYPPGSLIKDTLYAASGCDTLLELWLKPLPLPAVSILGDTLLCEGDTALLSTSASGSLLWSTGDTTRAISAAPGNYSLTVTDANNCSASSSFRVDQAPPLSYVITSYDPLCSEELGSVLLKVSSGGIPPIQYALNGMTNLSGIFSSLPPGSYIATFSDALGCTRSDTVLILPPPLFEVNMTDSITLDAGSSVLVQYRLRQGSIQNILFRPGEGIALDQGGLRISATTDQIYTLTFIDDNGCEITKTLKVSVRQNNEFFAPLIFSPNNDGINDFWLPSWGSSWTRAEIKIYDRWGALMASPPPAQGWDGNHHGMPCIPGVYLFHIVLYDAQGISTSFSGDLTLVR; encoded by the coding sequence ATGGATAATCGTATACAGAAGGCTGTTATTATCATTTGTCTTCTTCTTGCTACACAATTCGCTGGAAGTTCACAGAATGTTATCTTTTATGCTGGTCGTTATCACATTGAGTGGGATATTTCTAATTGTACTTTAACTACAAGCATCTGTCCGCCCAATACCTATAAAGCCTATGCATATCATCCAAATGGTAATATTGTTTGGATGAGAGCAACTCCACTTCCTGGTAACTTCCAAAGAGTGGCTTACTATATTAGAAATTTTAATACTTGTGACACTACACTTTTATACTCATTTATAAAATACAATTACTCACAAAGTGGTGCTCCTCTAAAAATTGATCATTTGGGTAAAATGTATGCTAAGAACGTTATTGACAGTAGCATTGTGGTGTCAAATTTCATCGGTGACTCGCTTCATTTTTTGTTTAAATGGAAGTTTAGTCCATGGAACATACTTTTCGAAAATGGGGAAATACTGCTAACTCATACAGCTGCTTATACTAGATTTACTCAAAATTATCAATTCATTCAAAATGTTCAATTTTCTGTACCAATTGTCAATTTGACAAAAATGATAATTGATTGTGACTCCAGCTATTACCTTGCTTTAGCTCTTGATATGCCAATGAACGTTTATTTGGATTCAGTAGCCAATCATCCATTTGAATTTTCATATAGTACAGAGTACACCAGAATTATTGCCTATGATCTGAAATCAAATATAGAAATTAAAGAATTCTGTAAAATAAAACTACCATTTACTCAAAACAATTTCATAGGTATTCTAAACCCTCTGGAATTTCTGGATTCAGAAAACGAATGTGATCTCCTGCTCGATCTGGACCGCAATAATTCTTCCGGTCTTTATCCCTATGATTTTGATATTCCCTTTGCACTTTGTGCGCCCAATGATTCCGCTACTCTTTGCGACGACGATCTTTATCTCCACACTTCTTTTCCTCTGGACAGCATCTCCATCCTCCTTTCCAATGCTCTTAATCTGCCGCTGGAATTCATTGCTTCCACAGGTCTCCCGCCGGGATTTTCTTTGCTTAAGCGTTCTGATTCTACCTGGACTTTGTCCGGATCATCCGCATCCGATGCAGAATACACCCTGGCGCTTAAATCACTCCGATATATCAACAATGCTCCCTTCAGAATTTCAGGTTCCAGACAGATCTCCTTTCAGGGTCACAATTCCCTGAAATCAGGTTCTCTGGCCCGTGCTTTCCTCCGTCTGGGAAACAAGCCTTACAGTGGTCCCGATACCAGCATTCACATCTGCTTGCCGGCTCTTGATCCCGTTGATCTTCTTCCTCTCCTCTCCAACGCAGATTCAGATGGACTTTTTTATCCTCCACTGAAGTCCGCCAACAAGGTCTTTGTGCCCGGCTCTGATTCCTTTGGCCTCTACCGGTACATCACTACCGATCTCTTCTGTGGTGCCGATACGGCACAGATACTCCTCTCTGAAGCCCATTCCATTCCCGCTGATCTGGGACCCGATCTGGAGTTTTGCAACGGCGATTCCTTTTCCCTCCTGCTCAACCACCCGGCATTGGACAGCCTGTGGATCAATGGATCTCCTGCCTCTCCTCATATCATTCTCCGCAATCCCGGATCCTACTTCCTGACGCTCAAGTCTAAGGACGGGTGCCTGTCCTACGACACCCTCCTCATTCAAAAGTCCTCCAGGCTCCTCTCACGTGTTGACTCTTTGACTGGGTGTCGCAACGGTTCCTTGGTCTACAAAAACAAAACTTACTTCCCGGGTCAAACTATTCTCGATACCCTGCATGCTGCTCTTTCCTGTGACACCCTCCTCTCCATCTCGCTCATCCCCTCTGATCTGAACTTTACCAAAGTTACCAGACCTCTTTGTCTGAATGAAAAATATATCTACAAAAACATCTCCTATCCTCCCGGTTCTCTCATCAAAGATACACTCTACGCTGCCTCCGGTTGCGATACTTTACTGGAATTGTGGCTAAAACCTCTTCCTTTGCCCGCTGTAAGCATTTTGGGAGATACCCTCCTCTGTGAAGGGGATACTGCTTTGCTCAGCACCTCAGCCTCCGGAAGCCTCCTGTGGTCCACCGGCGATACCACAAGAGCCATTTCCGCAGCACCGGGAAATTATTCCCTCACCGTCACGGATGCCAACAATTGCTCCGCAAGCTCTTCCTTCCGCGTGGACCAGGCACCGCCACTTTCTTACGTCATCACTTCCTACGACCCTCTTTGCAGCGAGGAGTTGGGAAGCGTCCTCCTCAAGGTTTCTTCAGGTGGCATTCCTCCCATTCAATATGCTCTCAACGGGATGACCAATCTTTCCGGCATCTTTTCTTCTCTGCCTCCGGGATCTTACATTGCCACTTTTTCAGATGCGCTGGGTTGTACCCGCTCTGACACAGTCCTCATCCTGCCTCCGCCACTCTTTGAAGTCAACATGACAGACTCCATTACCCTCGATGCAGGGTCTTCCGTCCTGGTGCAATACAGACTCCGCCAGGGCTCCATTCAAAACATCTTGTTCCGGCCCGGTGAAGGAATCGCTCTGGATCAGGGTGGGCTCCGCATTTCCGCAACCACCGACCAAATTTATACCCTCACCTTCATCGACGACAACGGCTGTGAGATTACCAAAACACTCAAAGTCTCCGTCAGACAAAACAATGAATTCTTTGCCCCATTGATCTTCTCCCCAAACAACGATGGCATCAACGACTTTTGGTTGCCTTCCTGGGGCAGTTCCTGGACCAGGGCAGAAATCAAAATCTATGACCGGTGGGGTGCACTCATGGCTTCCCCTCCCCCAGCTCAGGGCTGGGATGGCAATCACCATGGAATGCCTTGCATCCCGGGTGTGTATCTGTTCCACATCGTTCTCTATGATGCGCAAGGTATCTCTACTTCTTTCTCTGGAGATCTTACTTTGGTGAGGTAG